One Streptomyces sp. R28 DNA window includes the following coding sequences:
- a CDS encoding ABC transporter substrate-binding protein codes for MRQPSAIARRVAVASVSLVVAAGAAACGPEDNDAKAAGGDSTPHKGGTLTVLNSNPQEDFDPARLYTSGGGNVPSLVFRTLTTRNRENGEAGAEVVPDLATDTGRPNKDATVWTYTLKEGLKYEDGSKITSADIKYGIERSFAPELSGGAPYLRDWLVGAADYQGPYKDKKGLSAIETPDERTIVFHLNKPEGEFPYLATQTQFTPVPKSKDTGTKYEEHPVSSGPYKVVENENDGERLVLERNTYWSAATDAERKAYPDKVDVRSGLDSSVINQRLSSSQGADAAAVTTDTNLGPAELAKVTGDKDLASRVGTGHFGYTNYIAFNPTIKPFDNVKVRQAISYAIDRSSVVNAAGGSALAEPATTFLPNQKSFGYEPYDLFPAGDAGNAAKAKELLAQAGYKSGLSVTLTHSNAKDFETSPEIATAIQDALKKAGITVKLQGLEENDYSDKIHNVKTEPGFFLAHWGADWPSGGPFLAPIFDGRQIVKDGANFNTGLLDDKAVNAEIDAINKLTDLDAAAERWGALDKKIGEQALTVPLFHPVYKRLYGKDIKNVVISDWTGVLDISQAAVK; via the coding sequence ATGCGTCAACCGTCCGCCATAGCGCGCCGCGTGGCCGTGGCATCCGTCAGCCTGGTCGTGGCAGCGGGCGCCGCCGCCTGCGGGCCTGAGGACAACGATGCCAAGGCTGCCGGCGGCGACTCCACGCCTCACAAGGGCGGCACGCTCACGGTCCTGAACTCCAACCCGCAGGAGGACTTCGACCCCGCCCGTCTGTACACCTCCGGCGGCGGCAACGTCCCCTCCCTCGTCTTCCGCACGCTCACCACCCGCAACCGCGAGAACGGCGAGGCCGGCGCCGAGGTCGTCCCCGACCTCGCGACCGACACCGGGCGCCCCAACAAGGACGCGACCGTGTGGACGTACACCCTCAAGGAGGGTCTCAAGTACGAGGACGGCAGCAAGATCACCTCGGCCGACATCAAGTACGGCATCGAGCGCTCCTTCGCGCCCGAGCTGTCCGGCGGTGCCCCCTACTTGCGGGACTGGCTGGTCGGCGCCGCCGACTACCAGGGGCCGTACAAGGACAAGAAGGGCCTCTCGGCGATCGAGACGCCGGACGAGCGGACCATCGTCTTCCATCTGAACAAGCCCGAGGGCGAGTTCCCCTACCTGGCCACGCAGACGCAGTTCACGCCCGTGCCGAAGAGCAAGGACACGGGCACGAAGTACGAGGAACACCCGGTCTCCTCCGGCCCGTACAAGGTCGTCGAGAACGAGAACGACGGTGAGCGGCTCGTCCTGGAGCGCAACACCTACTGGTCCGCCGCGACGGACGCCGAGCGCAAGGCCTACCCCGACAAGGTGGACGTACGGTCCGGGCTCGACTCGTCCGTGATCAACCAGCGGCTGTCCTCGTCCCAGGGTGCGGACGCGGCCGCGGTCACCACGGACACCAACCTCGGCCCGGCCGAGCTGGCCAAGGTGACCGGCGACAAGGACCTTGCTTCTCGCGTCGGTACCGGACACTTCGGCTACACGAACTACATCGCGTTCAACCCGACGATCAAGCCGTTCGACAACGTCAAGGTGCGGCAGGCGATCTCGTACGCCATCGACCGGTCGTCCGTGGTCAACGCCGCGGGTGGTTCCGCGCTGGCCGAGCCCGCCACCACCTTCCTGCCGAACCAGAAGTCCTTCGGCTACGAGCCCTACGACCTGTTCCCGGCCGGCGACGCGGGCAACGCCGCGAAGGCCAAGGAGCTGCTGGCCCAGGCCGGTTACAAGAGCGGGCTCAGCGTCACCCTGACCCACTCCAACGCCAAGGACTTCGAGACCAGCCCCGAGATCGCGACCGCGATCCAGGACGCGCTGAAGAAGGCCGGCATCACGGTCAAGCTGCAGGGGCTGGAGGAGAACGACTACTCCGACAAGATCCACAACGTGAAGACCGAGCCCGGCTTCTTCCTCGCGCACTGGGGTGCCGACTGGCCCTCCGGCGGTCCCTTCCTCGCCCCGATCTTCGACGGCCGGCAGATCGTCAAGGACGGCGCGAACTTCAACACGGGCCTGCTCGATGACAAGGCGGTCAATGCCGAGATCGACGCGATCAACAAGCTGACCGACCTTGACGCCGCCGCCGAGCGGTGGGGTGCACTGGACAAGAAGATCGGTGAGCAGGCACTGACCGTGCCGCTGTTCCACCCCGTCTACAAGCGGCTGTACGGCAAGGACATCAAGAACGTCGTGATCAGTGACTGGACCGGTGTTCTGGACATCTCCCAGGCCGCGGTGAAGTAG
- a CDS encoding Ms4533A family Cys-rich leader peptide gives MSTRHTSSRAAIELALIGVTALCVADIHCR, from the coding sequence ATGTCGACCCGTCACACCTCCTCTCGCGCCGCCATCGAGCTGGCGCTCATCGGTGTGACCGCTCTGTGCGTCGCCGACATCCACTGTCGCTGA